TCGGGAACCCGCTGACCGCCACGCCCAGGTAGGCGCTCGGATCGTCGCCCCAGTGATCGTGCAGGCGGCGCCCGCCGGTGCCCGTGACATCGATGCCGGACAGATAGCGCGACGTCTCGAACCCGGTGGCCAGCGCGATCACGTCGCTGTCGATCTCGCGGCCCGACGCGGTGATCACCGACGTCTCGCCGACCCGCGCGATGGGCTCGGTGACCAATTCGACGTTGTCGCGCTGCAAGGCCCGGTAGTAGTCGTCGCCCAACAACACTCGCTTACACCGGAACGGATAGTCCGGCGTCAGCGCCCGGCGCAGCGGCTCGTCGTCGACGGTGCGGCCCAGAAACGACGTCGCGATCTGCGTGCGCGCGGTCACCACGGGATCGTCGGCGAAGGTCGCGGTGTTGTCGTGCTGGAACTTCCAGATCTGCCAGCGGGTGCGGCGCAGCGCGGCGGGGCTGCGCTTGAACCGGGCCAATTCGCGTGCGCTGTAAGGGCGGTCGTCCTTGGGTACCATCCATGGCGGGGTGCGCTGGAAGACCGTGACGCGCCCGGCGGTCTTCGCCAGTTCGGGCACCAGCTGCACCCCGCTGGCGCCGGTCCCGATCACCGCTACGTTGCGTCCCGCCAGATCGAGGCGGTGATCCCACTGCGCGGTGTGCAGCACCCGTCCGGTGAACCCCGTCAGGCCGTCGATGTCGGGCAGCTTGACCGAACCGAACAGCCCGACGGCGCACACGACGACGTCGGCGTCCAACGTTGCGGGCTCGCCGTTGCGGTCCAGTCGGCACTGCCACGTCCCGGTACCCGGATTCCAGTGCAGGGACCGCACGGTGGTGGCGAGCATGAGGTGGCGTCGCAGATCGAAATCGTCGGCCACCGATTCGAGGTAGCCCAGGATCTCGGGCTGCCGAGCGTACGTGCGGCTCCAGGATGCGTTGGGCGCGAAGGAAAACGAGTACAGGTGGCTCTGGATGTCGCAGGCGGCGCCGGGATAGGTGTTGCGTCGCCAGGTGCCGCCGACGCCGTCGGCGCCCTCGATGATCACCAGGTCGTCGATGCCGGCGCGGCGCAGCGCGACGGCTGCACCCAGACCACCGAAGCCCGCGCCGATGATCGCCACCCGCGGGGACCGTCGACGCCGTGTCGCCGCGCGCATCCGCCCAATGGCGTAGAGCCGCCGGACTTTTCGGCTTGTCACGGTCCGCCCCGCGCGCGGCGGGTCAGCAGCCCGGCGAGGTCGCCGTCGGCGCGCCATCGCTCCAGGATGTCGGCGTACTCGGTGGGCGCGCCGAAGAAGAAGCTGCCCTGCCGTGTCTTGGCGTCGGCCTTGCCCTCCCGGTTGTAGTAGCCGGGCGTACACGTCTTGGCGCGCTCCGCGCTCGCCGCCGACCGCGCCACCACGGTGTCGACCCAGGCGGCCTCGGCTCCCGGTGACGCCTCGATTTCGGTGATGCCGCCCGCCAGCGCGGCGGCGATGATCCAGGCGACGTGAGTCGCCTGCACGTCGAGCAGGTAAGGGAAGTTCACGGTCAGGCCGGCCTGAGCGATGCTCTCGATGAAGCAGTTCGGGAATCCGGTCGTGCACAGGCCCTGGAAGGTGCGGACGCCGTCGTCCCAGTGCTCGGTCAGCGTGATCCCGTCGCGGCCGATCAGCTCGAATCCGGTGCGCCGGCAATAGTCCGTGCCCACCTCGAAACCCGTTGCGAAGATGAGGCACTCGAGTTCGTACGTGACACCGTCGACCACGACGCCGGCTTCGGTGATGCGCTGCACGCCGAGCCCCCGGGTGTCCACCAGCGTCACGTTGTCACGGTTGAATGTCTGCAGGTACTCGTCGTGGAAGCAGGGTCTTTTACAGAAGTATCCGTACCACGGTTTGAGCGCCTCGGCGGTGGCCGGATCGGTGACGAGCGCATCGACCCGCGCCCGGATCTCCTCCATCTTGGCGAAATCGGCCAGCTCGATGTCGCGGCCGCGCTGTGCGGGATCCGCGAGGCCATCGCCGCTCAAGCCGTCGTGACGCATGACCGGAAGCTTGCGGGTGATG
The sequence above is drawn from the Mycobacterium marseillense genome and encodes:
- a CDS encoding flavin-containing monooxygenase, giving the protein MRAATRRRRSPRVAIIGAGFGGLGAAVALRRAGIDDLVIIEGADGVGGTWRRNTYPGAACDIQSHLYSFSFAPNASWSRTYARQPEILGYLESVADDFDLRRHLMLATTVRSLHWNPGTGTWQCRLDRNGEPATLDADVVVCAVGLFGSVKLPDIDGLTGFTGRVLHTAQWDHRLDLAGRNVAVIGTGASGVQLVPELAKTAGRVTVFQRTPPWMVPKDDRPYSARELARFKRSPAALRRTRWQIWKFQHDNTATFADDPVVTARTQIATSFLGRTVDDEPLRRALTPDYPFRCKRVLLGDDYYRALQRDNVELVTEPIARVGETSVITASGREIDSDVIALATGFETSRYLSGIDVTGTGGRRLHDHWGDDPSAYLGVAVSGFPNFFMLYGPNTNQGGNSIVYILEAGARLVASAVSRLARRGGYLDVRPEAEKRFNDQLSADLARTIWTQCDSYFRSPTGRIVTQWPYTELDYARRTWRLRRREWIHRTVAPPRHDAGTTDGEIRCADLSSG